GCCACGCCAATAGAGGATATTGGACCTCAAGAAGAAGGTGAGTCTGCTACACTCCatgtaaaataatgttgttAAAAGAACccaaattaaatcattttttaaatgtattaaatcagGTGTCAGGAgaagaaacaaaccaaaaaagaatatcacagaaaaaaaggaaggtgAAGAAGCCAGCAGTGAGAAAGCTCCTGAAGTAACTCCATCAAGAAAAAGTGATCAGAATCCTCAGCAAGATCCACTGAAATGGTTTGGGATTCTGGTGCCACAAACTCTAAAACAAGCACAGTCCTCATTCATGCAAGGTATGATGTTACATTTCCAAATGATTCTgatttaaagcaaacatttgttcTGCTGATATGTGAAATAATAAGGATATAGCTATGGTTATTTTGattcaacatgtacaaacaaAATACTGCTCTGGATagttattgttttctttctttccacaATGTACCAGCACAACCATGTATAagaactttgtgtttttatttgtgactGGGATAGTTGTGCATGTGTACAAAATGAAACCTCTGTCAGAGTTCTCAGCGTTCTATCGATAAATCCTTTTCACCATCcttcttcttccatcttctcttcttctgtcaTATTATAGTAATTGAGCTGTCAGCTGAGATTGCAACCCTTCAGACTGCAGTTTTGAACAGCAGGCAGGAGCTGAAGCAATGCAGGAAGGACAAACCCATTCTCCAAGAATCCTCAGCAACCCAGTTGGAAAAGCATTCAGACTAAATAACTGTTGAGTTAAACCTGGAGATGATCTGAGAAGAGTGTGTGGCAAAAGAGAGTGACAGGTTGGAGTCAGTCTATTTCTTCAGGGCTAGTTGAACACATCACGGATCCTCTGGGTGGATTTTGAAAAAGACCTTAGGGATTATTCTGTTTGACCGAATGAGTAAATAGTAGATTAGATTAAgtttaaatgtatgcattttttgACAATGTGTCTGTGAATGCTGTATTAGTATTTATGTGTTGTAGACAAGATAACTTGTCTGAATCTTTCAATAAATGGTTGGTACCAATTTCTGATAAGGCATTATCTTGTATGATTATACAAGATTAATGGTATACAAGACATAATTTGTGGATTTATGAATTTCAAATAAGCATTTACTTATAATGAATAGATAATTATATACGTTGCCAGGTTGTGAACAAAGCCTTTGACTAGTGTTGAATGCATTACATTTGGTTATAATTATGTTATGCATTTTCAAGAATCCATTACTTACTAATAAATGCTCAACTAGTTGTGAATAAATATGCAGTACTGTGGTCAAGATTGTCTGCATCCATATAGTAATAAAACCGTAAAACATAATGATTTACatattaataattgtatttataaaatgtaaatgtttatgtGTACTCATTTCCACATGTTGTTTGCACACCTCTGTGGTcttattgtttgtttggttgAGAGCacttttggtttaaaaaatgctgtaaaaaatgATTGGGTGTGGGTGTTTACCACGACCTGGCAACTTATTAACCATTAATAGTTCCATTTTTAACAACGTTTTTAACTCATTAAGGCAGCCTTTAACAAACAagttatatataaatgttatattctgtgtttttactactgaatgattaaataaaagaatataagtAAGTGTTCTTTATTGTATCATCTAGACAGAAATTCAGTGTTATTATCACATTATATCAGAAGTAAGTAGGCTGTCAGAGGATAACTGCCCCCTTTGACTGGGGACAGCCGAACATTTCCGGGAACTGCCGAAAAGGAAAACGAGACTCCCGTTTATTGTGTGTACTTCCTGGTCCAATTATAATGCTGTCTATATGCCTCCATGAAAGGGCGCTCTGCCTTCCCTTCTCTTGCGTCCTAAAGACTGGTGGAAGCGCAGAAACAACGGATGTAGCTTCACTATATTATTGTTGATGTTTCCGCAGCAGCCTGTGTAGTCAGATTGTGGCCGATTTCTGGCGACGCAACTCCCGCTTTGAATTACCTTTCCTTTTGTCTGCGCAGCTGGCAACATTTTTTCAATGCATGATGAGGGATAGAGAAGTAAACAGACTGGCCTGTGCTCGTGATTAGAAGCGATGTGTGAGATTGATACCTCACGCTCAGATTGTCCTTGATCGCAAGTTGATTTTACCCAACTTGAACTGTGGGCTCCAATGGCGTCAGTTTCGAAGGTGTCTATTCTGGATTACTTTAATATTGTGTTTGAAGGTGAAAATGGCAAAATCGAGTCCAACTGCAAGGCTTGTGGTACCAGGATCCAGGCGAAGAGGAGTGTCACGTCCAACTTCGTAACGCATCTAAAGgtaatgatttttaaaatatatatatttaattctctgtcttatatttatttcaggACCAAACGAATCTGCTGTCCTTGCAGCATCTTTAATGCATACCACGCAGTGACATAAACCCGTCAGTTTATTGCTCTTACACACTGTATCCCCCTGCACAGATTTCAATACAGGGCAGTATGGTGTAAAGACGTCTAATTATTTACTCATCAACCACTAACATGCTGTTCCTCTTTTCCATTCAGCGGAAGCACCAGGCTATGTATGATGACTTTGTGAAAAGGAAGGATATGAAGAGAGAGGGGTACTCCTCTGGTTTCTTGCACAGTTTCACCACAAATGGAGGAAATACCCGCTACACCCACCCCATCAGTACTCgagtgggaggtggaggaggtggaggtgttgGAGGAATGCCAACCCTTgagggaggagtgggaggaggcTCAGGTGGAGGGTTGACCAAGTTTGATAGACATGACCCACGTCAGGTGTGTTGATGAAAACAACTGAGctacttttttgtattaaatgaaaaGAGTGGCGCTGCAATGAAAGAATTTTCTATAAAAAgggttatttgtttttgttgtcaccACAGGTTCTGATCTCTGAGGCTATAGCTAAGATGATTGTGCGTGATCTGCAGCCAGTGTCTATAGTGGAAAATCAAGGCTTCAGAGAGCTGCTTCAGCTCCTTGAGCCGCGTTACACCCCTGAGCCCCAGCACTACATCCAGAGCCAGCTCTTACCAGCCTACGCCTACCAAGCCCAGGTAGCCACCCGCCAGGCCCTGGCCTCAGTGCACGCCCTTAGCCTCAGCCTTGATCTCTGGAGGGGCTTAACTGGAGCCACTTCAGGGTAAGGAGGTAAAATcaaccaaaaaacaacatgaatcCCTCTTGGTTTGATTACCTCACTGATGagtccacctctctctctctctctctctctctctctctctctctctctctctctctctctctctctctctctctctctctctctctctctctctgtaggtACCTCGGTGTCACCTGCCATTTTCTCACATCTGATTGGCAGATGCATTCTGCTCTCCTGGCGTGCCTTCCCCTGACTGGAGGATTCTCTGGGAATCGTATGCTTTCAGATTTTGATGAAGTATGTCACTCTCATGGCGTGTCAGGGAGAGCCTTTCGTGTGGTTGCAGACCCTTTCCTGGCAACAACATCAGTAAAGCCATGTTTTCTTCCCGGTTTCATGCTTTCACCTTCTCGCTTGACCGGGCAAGAAGTAGTTGatggagaagaagaggacaaaAGTAACAATGAGGAGGAAGGGATAAAGAATGGCAatggtgatggaggagatgaaggagagTGGGAGGACTCCTGGGAGCAGGGTCTGGGTGTTGCTCGAGTGGACTGTTTCTCCCGCTCACTTGAACAGTGTGTCAGAGAGGGATTACACTCATGCCCACAGATCACATCCACATTAGCTAAAGCTGCCTGTTTCTACAACTACATTACCTCGGCTGTCCCTCCTGAGAAACTGAGCCAGGTTTTTGATGGTCCTGGGTTGAGCATGGGGGGACCAGGAACTCCCCCTCCTGCAGCAAGAGACTGGGCTGCTCAACTTAAGGTATTAATAGTCTCTTAGCAGCCCTTTACCTTAACTCCCCCTACTTAGACTTTATAGTCTATCCTATCACTCAATACTTTCTAACACCATAATGTGATTGTAAACACACTTTAAGTTTGTGTTAATGCATGTGAAGAATTGTATAATCAAATGTGTTACAGCTATATATTCTTATATTTTCATCactagtttttttatttgtttattcatttctgaTTCAGGTGCTTCGGCGGCTGCTGGACTCCATGGAGTTCCTGGAGGAGGTGAGCAGACCTGAGGAGCTGGCAATTGGTGTTTCAGAGAGAGCGCTGCTGAGGGAGCTCACTGACACTTTGGAGCCCTTCACTGAGGCATGGGACATGGTGCAAGGGGATAGACAGGCGGACAgaatgacagacagacatgtgTCCATCAGTCTGGCTCTGCCATGTGTTCTGGGCCTTCGTAAGCATCTCTCTGAGACGTCAACACCACGCTGCCCCTCTCTCCTGTTGGGCCTCAGCCAGTCTGTCGAGCGTCGGCTGGCCCCTGTTCTGGAGGATCCTCTCTACATCACTGCCACCACCCTGGACCCCCAGTTCAAGCTCACTTGGAGCAGCAACCCCGACTGGCACAGACAAGTTCTCATAGAGGAGTTGTCCAAACATTCAACAGCCTCAAGCTCCATAGAGCCCCACACAGTCCTGCATCCTCAGTCCCAGACCCCTCCTACCCCAGCTCCATCGCCGGCCTCCTCACTTTCCCGGCCTTGTAAGCTGTTCTCTTTCATCAAGCAGAGACCCACAACACAGGCCAAGAGCCTGGAGCAGGAACTGGCCGTCTACCTACGAGAGGAACCCACAGATGAGGAGGCTTTGCATTACTGGCGGCGTAAAGCTATTGACTTTCCTCTGCTTGCCAACGTGGCCAAGAGGGCGTTAACCATACCTGCTTGTTGCACTGTAATCGAGAGCATTTTCACTACTGCAGGGCGCTGTCTGCGGCCAGAGACAGGCTGTGTCTTACCAAAGAACCTGGAGACACTCATCTACCTCAAAGCAAACTACAGACTATTATGGACTTAAAGCTATGAGTACAGCTTTTCTTTAACCCAAATAGCAACTTAAAGGTGTTATTCCTGCAGTAAAGTTTCTTCTTGGATACTAACCTATGTTTCTCTCTGAGTAAATTGATCTAGCAACATAACATATTCCTCATACTACATATCATTTGACGTGAGATGGAATAATTACCTATAATTTCACGGCTGAGGCTAAGTTTTCCTTCTGAAGAATGGTTTTCCAGACTGGACTAAGTGTGGATCATTGTCTGTTCAGCACATATTCAGCATACAGACTACCACACCACATTCTGTGGGCCGAGGAGACTAAAAGCAGATCAATACTTAACcatttactttgaaatgattttgcCTGGTGTGGATCTTCAGACATCCGCAACAACCAACCACATACAAAGCTTGTGTCTTTGACATGCCAACAATAACTAAATACATACTGTAGCATCTTTTTCCACTGATATACATAAGCCTTTAGGTTATGACTCACTCATTTAGAGTGGTTCTTGAAGGAAGACTGCCAAACAATGTAACAATGCATCATCCACttgtttttccccctctcttaaTGTATGCCTCATCACTGGGACATAATAAACAAGTTTTGATTCCTAACAGTGTATGCATTTTGCACATGTGAGTGCACTCATTCATGTACGTCACAAAACTTTGTTTTGGTCAATATAACATATAACTAATTTCCACtaattgatttgtattttcCTTTGCAAGTACTTTATAACTCCTTATGTGCTTTGTCGTAGTAGAGGTCAATTAAAAAATTATCAGCACTTTTTGCTATGTCCAATTCTACATAGAAACTTTTAGGAATAGTAACTGGTTTGACCCGGCATCTGCCCTACAGAACTAGCAGAGGATGAGTGCATGTGGCACAACAGTGGCTTTTGCTTTGTCTGACCTTACTGATATATTTTGAACCACTTTGCAGGGCACCGCTTTAAGCTGTAGTGTGGGTTTAGCTTCATTCAGGTCGACGTTCAGGGTAATGCAAGTAATTACATTACAGTTACATTTGAGTCAGCAGGCAGTCAGTAGTCAAACTTTCCTCAAAGAAAGCTATGCTCACAAAACCTTCTTAATAATGTACTTAGAAATTGTATTTCTAAGTACATTATTAAGAAGGTTTTGTGAGCTTCTAAGTAATTGTACTATATGTAGCTTCTGTTCTTTTGTTGTCTAATGCTACAACAGACGGCATAAATTACGTCActgcatctttttttatgtgataAATAAGGAACAATGGCATCAGTCAATCTGAAGAGGATTGGCTCTGAAGGAATTGCAATAGATATTTtaacacaaggattacatctcTTTTTCACAAACAGCAAACCGGCTTTATCCTATTTGAAATACACTTCAGAGGAAGTGTGTTAATCTGGGTGAGATAATGAGATTTCCCATCATAGATCATAATAATGAAAGATTGCTGTGACGTTAATGATTATCACCGCAGGAAGTCTCTGTGGATTTACATGTTTTGCTAGATTTCTGTGTGAATCTATCTGCGGGTTTACgtctgaaaagtgtttttgttcatcCCTAtgggtgtgttgttgtttgtgagtgtgtgtatggagCAGCTTGAAGTTTCTTGCCCTCCCTCACCTCGTCTGTGACAGCTCATCCATTCGAGTTAGTCAAGCAGGCTGGGCTGCGGTCCTATTGGTAATTGCCTCTCAAATGAATTACTTGGCAGAGAGTGAGAATGAGGGAGGAAATGAAATTGTAATTGAActgccccctccctcccaccaGCTCCCTTATGCCTCAAGTTATTACATCTGCAGTGCAGAAAGCCATTTTATGTCTGGACatagacacacactgacaacaaAATACACACTCTTACAGAGCAATCTTTTTCCTCCCCCATAAAATGGCCCCAGTAGAGGACCATATTGATGCTGGGTGATTTCATAGATTGATTGTTTATTGGCACTGGCACACTGAAATCTATCAGAGAAATATTCTCTCAgattggtgtttgtgtgtgtgttcgttttGTACGGCACTGCCCCTATCTATCTAGGGCGCCTTCTCCCTGACCTTTGTGTATTGCTAAGGTCTAACGGTATGCAGGCCGTTGGATTTGGCACAAACAAAAGTATCAAGAGACCCCTGGTTACcttatacacacagacacacacagccacacacagccAAACATCGGTATTAATAACCTGCCTGCTGCTGGCCTGTTGACAGTCAAAGCCTGATAGATTAAAGAGCTGCCACTAGTTTCGTctacattttttcattcataCACAGAATATTGTAGTTTCCTTTGTTAGATTTGCAGCTGTATTAAGTGTGCTAAGACAGTCCAGTCTCTAAGTTCATCATGCCACACATAGGGACTCACTCTTGGCTTGTTCTTTGGCCTTTCCACAACCAGGGCATGTAAAGAGGGGGAGTGCGTTAACTTATCCCTGCCCCAGCCAGACAGGCACATGTTGTGACTCTAACCACAGCAGCACACAATAGGATCTATTTCTGTAAGTGCTCTAGGGTTATCACAGTACTTACCCAAAGCTATCTCTCGttccctttccctccctctctttatctAACACGCTAACCCACTTGCTCAAAATCATGGCGGACAGAAACAGCCGGGTCAGTGTtaagaggaaagagaagaaggtAGAAAACAAAGCGAATGATGAGAaggacaaagaaaaggaaaaggggaagGAGAAAGTGGTGAAAAAGCCGGACAAACCGGTGAAGCCTGTGAAAAAGGCAGAGACAACTCCTGAGCAGCCCAAGgcggaggaagagaagaggaatgGGGAAGGTGAAGGTGCTACGGGAGCTGAGGAAAACATCAGTGAAGAAAATGGAGAGTTTCAACCCATAGAACTGCCACCATTTGAGATTGTCACAGGGTGAGTAAAATGAACACATCCAAGAGTTAAGAGTCAGTGTGACAGATTCACTCAACTGCTCTACTCTCAAACACATCCACTTTTTATTTGGCGTTTAAAAATGaataccatccatccatccatccatccatgaatacattttgatgttttattgtaagCCACACTGTATCAAATATATGTTCTGTTGTTGATTCTAATGAGGAAGGAAACTAATGACTTGCACATGCCATCCTCACTCACCCAGCATAAGAATAGGGATGAGTCACAGAGCCCACACAGAAGCAGGCTCCTGATATATCACTCTGCCTAGCATCTGTTCCCCAGTCTCTGTCCTTTGAGTATTAACTCTTTGATATAAGAGATCTATCTGGGGGACCCACCTGGCTATTCATAAACAGCATAACAATGGATTAATAAAGAAAGACAGTAGGGGTATTTTTTCGTTCTGCTGAATCATGCACATCCACAGGTCATGGGAGGACCTGATATCCAAAAATATTAATAGAAAGATCAGTTGACACAGCGGTAGCCTCATTAATATTCTAATCACTGTATCACCATTTCATGGACTACCATCACTCTTTGTGGCTTGGATTACTGACAGATTCAACACAAAATTAGAAACTCATGCTCTGTTTTAGGGGAGGAAATGAATGCCAAGTTACACTGTCATGCACCACAATTAAAAGTGACGGATAAGTTATATACAACGtgctattttctttttgactCATTCAACATTCATGCCCTAAAAAGccatcagaatacctttattcgttccaaagagggggaaatgtacattgttacagcaaaagttaAGAGCCAAAAATAGCAAAATATTAATTaagagaataaaatattaaagataaaaatagaaattacGCAAATGActatttacaaaaatacacatccaggTGGAGAACAAAAagtaacagtattttttttaaagtgtagcATGTACAAAGCAGtgtgatagcagccaggtaacAGAAGTGAAAGTAGAGACATCaagtgctgtttttttatgaaatgtttgcTTGAGTATTCTCTGAAAAACCCCCAGATTTTTGTTAACAAAACTGTTCCTCTCCACCAGGGAACAGATGAGCCCGTTCTACTTCAAGTTTCAGTTCAGGAACGTTGAATACTCCTCGGGGAGGAACAAGACCCTGCTGTGTTTCAGAGTGGATACACCAGGAGGCAGCACAGAGCCTCTGAAAGGTTATATGGAGGATGAACATGCCACAGCTCATGCTGAGGAGGCCTTCTTTCAACAGGTAATGATGATCAATCTTTTGTTGCTGGAGTATCATAAAACACAGATGGGAACCCCCTCGAATATTTGATTATAATATTACGTTTGAAAAATTAActattgtgtttaatgttttttgtccttgcattgaaacatcttcattcttttttcttttcaggtgcTCCCTAACCCTTCCCAAGAGTATGAGGTCACATGGTATGTATCATCCAGTCCTTGTGTGGCTTGTACAGCTAAATTGGCCGTCATACTCCAGCAGCGTAAGAAGGTCCGTCTCAGCATGTTCATCTCCCGTCTCTTTGATTGGGAAGAGCCGGAGATAGTAGAAGGGCTCCAGGCTCTGGCGAACGCTGGCTGCAAACTGCGGATGATGAAGCCGTCTGACTTTGTACATGTTTGGGAAACGTAtgtggagaaggaggaagagatcTTTGCACCCTGGGAGGATTGTCAGGAGAACTATGAATATTATGTGGAGAAACTGGCCAATATTCTCAAGTAGATGTGAATCAGTAGGTATCCTGTATTTACACATGGCCCATTTACTTCTATTGggtaaaaaatatctttaatgattttttccccccttgtGTCTTTCATTGCAGGCGCACATGATGGACAGCAGGTCACCTCTGAGTGAACCACATATGGACTTGACTTGCTAAACCCCCACtggttgaatgtgtttttgttgcagttgCATCTGATTTTCAGATCAGTATTAGTTTGAAAGAACACTCATtgcaacattttgtattttttattttgataattacATAGGAAACCACAATTGCttgtaatacatttatatatcataatgtagaaaaacataatcattcaaatgaaaaaacaaataacactcATTGCTGAAGGCTTTGAAGAAGACTTATTTTCACTTACATCATTTAAGTAGGATATCAAACCAGGTTTTACTATATACTCTTATTATGTATTTCAGCTAAAACTGTTTATGCCTCATCTGAAGTAatttgcacacacacctttataaAGACCAGTTTATGAGAAAAAGTTTGTCTATGATGAATCTGGCCCAAAATGTTAGCTCTAAGAATTGAAACACTTACTTAATGAGGattgataaataaatcaaattctCCTTCAgttaacacatacagtacatacattgCATTGAATAATTGCTAACAATTAAAGGTAAACATTTATATGATTGATGCTTATTACATAAATAATAgtttcatattttaacattaactttaacagttcaatgatgtgaaatataatatgtaaaatTTCAACAGTATTCTTCAACCAAATCATTTTCAGTGCAGAAAAAATCTATACACATCTATATGGCAATGCGAGCCAATATGTTGTTCCAGGATTCAATATCAAAtcaatttttttaaatcacatttatttacaaaaataaagagttcCCAGAGGAAGAATCTCAGTGCATGTACTTTTATCCAGATCTTCAGAAATATCCAAATGTAGAATTATACGTCTATTTTATATCCAGTTTCAATATTTCCACAATGTTGTTTGTAATGTCCAGCCTCACAGGGCTGTAGTAAATCTATTGACTAATTAAAAAAGATCTACTAAAATGCAAAGGTTCAGTGAGTCATTGTTTAAAGGAAACCAGCCCTCCATTTTCTGTTGTTCCGCTGCTCTCACTCGTCACAGCTAGAAAGACATGAAGGTATGAGGATATTTCAgttataaagaaagaaagatagatCGCCCAGCACGTGTCATCACAGAGAtaatatttaaatcagaaaagTGTAATTTTGAAATTTCATTACCTTGATCCTCCTGCGAGGTTATTGGTAATGGTGTGGTATCACTGCAGACTGTTCCATTCTCATCCTCTTCTGCAAGTCagattgttaaaaaacaaaacaaggaaatgtGTCAGTTTTGGATAATCCTAGAGAATTGTCAAAATACTTGCATAGTTATACAGCTTAACTCATCCgtagttttttttacctttagaTGAAGGATTTAGTTCTGCATCAGTGATGTACTGAACCATGGGACAGGGTGCATCTGCAGTAAAGAAGAAGGAACTTTAAAAATAGCAAATGCTAAAGGCAAACTATGGTCAGATTCTAACTTGAAATAGTCGGTAGGCAGTATCACAAATAAATCACTGGTGGGGCTGTATCTGCAGCAAGCACAGGAGCCgcaaaaaaaatcacaagccCATGAGAGGCGCTGTCAACGTACCATCACGCTCCTTAAGCTGAGCCATGGTGAGAAACAGCTCAGCTTCTTGTAGTTTATCGTCATCATCATCTAcgtggtaaaaaaaataaaaataggtgACCTTATGGTGGCTAGTGTTTGTTCATTTGATAAAACATGAAGCGGTCAGGATGTGAAATGTATACTTGCAATAAGAAACAAGGTGCAAAAACAACCTCTATATTCATTCCTTTTTAGTCTGttctctatatctatatctataatgTAATTGCAtgtaattgtgtttaatttccCCACACAGTACACCATAAGCCGTTACAAGCGAAAGCCTTAAAAATCTCTTGAATAAAAGAGGAGGTTAAGTTTTAAGCTTTATGTCAGACCTCCTAAAATCTTAACATGTTCATAAGACTTCCTTTTTCAATGATGTGGGTGAGCCCTGCCACTTATACTTGTCACATCCTATTACTCATGAACCCATCTTTCAGATCATTGAACTCATTGCACTCTGCGATTTTGAAGTTCTCTGTGGAAAACCTGCTCTTGCGTTACAATACATGAACATGACCACAGCTACTGCAGATTCCTGCTTGTTAAAAATAGATCCTCATTCAGTTCTGTTCTCCTGAGGGAATTATCTGACTCTTTAACTAATAATTGCTCTGCAAAATATAAAGTCAACTTGTTACTATGATAATATTGACTATGGcttttattaatttcaaatttGACAATCCATGCACTTAAATAGTATCCAAAAGTAAAGCGAAACCTGGTTTCCGGAAGAGTCTGAGGACAATGCATCCAAGGAAGACAGCGATGATGCCAAAGAAGATAAGGCcagagatggagagaagcaCCCTCCTCtttaaaactgcaaatacaaaacgtATAACAGAATGAAATGGAGACAGAACACTTGCAAtgtaaaaattacatttattcagaCCTTGGTAATACTCACGTAGGTTCTTGGTTTTGAAAGAATCACTGATTTTTGAATAAGATGGTCTACC
The Eleginops maclovinus isolate JMC-PN-2008 ecotype Puerto Natales chromosome 1, JC_Emac_rtc_rv5, whole genome shotgun sequence genome window above contains:
- the apobec2b gene encoding C->U-editing enzyme APOBEC-2b, which produces MADRNSRVSVKRKEKKVENKANDEKDKEKEKGKEKVVKKPDKPVKPVKKAETTPEQPKAEEEKRNGEGEGATGAEENISEENGEFQPIELPPFEIVTGEQMSPFYFKFQFRNVEYSSGRNKTLLCFRVDTPGGSTEPLKGYMEDEHATAHAEEAFFQQVLPNPSQEYEVTWYVSSSPCVACTAKLAVILQQRKKVRLSMFISRLFDWEEPEIVEGLQALANAGCKLRMMKPSDFVHVWETYVEKEEEIFAPWEDCQENYEYYVEKLANILK
- the si:dkey-109j17.5 gene encoding zinc finger BED domain-containing protein 4, which encodes MASVSKVSILDYFNIVFEGENGKIESNCKACGTRIQAKRSVTSNFVTHLKRKHQAMYDDFVKRKDMKREGYSSGFLHSFTTNGGNTRYTHPISTRVGGGGGGGVGGMPTLEGGVGGGSGGGLTKFDRHDPRQVLISEAIAKMIVRDLQPVSIVENQGFRELLQLLEPRYTPEPQHYIQSQLLPAYAYQAQVATRQALASVHALSLSLDLWRGLTGATSGYLGVTCHFLTSDWQMHSALLACLPLTGGFSGNRMLSDFDEVCHSHGVSGRAFRVVADPFLATTSVKPCFLPGFMLSPSRLTGQEVVDGEEEDKSNNEEEGIKNGNGDGGDEGEWEDSWEQGLGVARVDCFSRSLEQCVREGLHSCPQITSTLAKAACFYNYITSAVPPEKLSQVFDGPGLSMGGPGTPPPAARDWAAQLKVLRRLLDSMEFLEEVSRPEELAIGVSERALLRELTDTLEPFTEAWDMVQGDRQADRMTDRHVSISLALPCVLGLRKHLSETSTPRCPSLLLGLSQSVERRLAPVLEDPLYITATTLDPQFKLTWSSNPDWHRQVLIEELSKHSTASSSIEPHTVLHPQSQTPPTPAPSPASSLSRPCKLFSFIKQRPTTQAKSLEQELAVYLREEPTDEEALHYWRRKAIDFPLLANVAKRALTIPACCTVIESIFTTAGRCLRPETGCVLPKNLETLIYLKANYRLLWT
- the ccdc115 gene encoding coiled-coil domain-containing protein 115; this translates as MVVSEFEESSLLLDEKLLRFMDQLELLEEKRAALNSLIEQGWFSMSKARYSIGNKRVSALQYASEIEPLVCVHARTLDNGEVDFCTERSKQKGSNEAGKEATPIEDIGPQEEGVRRRNKPKKNITEKKEGEEASSEKAPEVTPSRKSDQNPQQDPLKWFGILVPQTLKQAQSSFMQVIELSAEIATLQTAVLNSRQELKQCRKDKPILQESSATQLEKHSD